In Dolichospermum flos-aquae CCAP 1403/13F, the following proteins share a genomic window:
- the ybeY gene encoding rRNA maturation RNase YbeY: MSLQVELYLENCFYDSSPIPSATWENWFEQWLEILEDYLPTAPSYEVSLRLTTDTEIQTLNSQYRQQDKPTDVLAFASLEADLPQSEEMLVSMPLYLGDIIVSIDTAQRQAEQQEHSLSTELAWLTAHGLLHLLGWDHPDEESLMEMLTEQVVLLKKIGIIINLES; the protein is encoded by the coding sequence GTGTCTCTACAGGTAGAGTTATATTTAGAAAATTGTTTTTATGACTCTTCCCCAATTCCTTCCGCAACTTGGGAAAATTGGTTTGAGCAATGGTTAGAAATTCTTGAAGATTATTTACCAACTGCACCTAGTTACGAAGTCAGTTTGCGGTTGACAACCGATACAGAAATTCAAACTCTCAATTCCCAATATCGTCAACAGGATAAACCCACAGATGTCTTAGCCTTTGCATCTCTAGAAGCCGATTTACCACAAAGCGAAGAAATGCTGGTTTCTATGCCTTTGTATTTAGGTGATATAATTGTCTCTATAGACACGGCACAACGTCAGGCAGAACAGCAGGAACATAGCTTATCTACAGAGTTGGCTTGGTTAACGGCGCATGGTTTACTACACTTGTTAGGTTGGGATCATCCTGACGAAGAGAGTTTGATGGAAATGTTAACCGAACAAGTTGTATTACTGAAGAAAATAGGTATTATTATTAACTTAGAGTCGTAA
- a CDS encoding diacylglycerol kinase family protein — MSPKVSSSPTNNSLPTLVSKDRELSWQIASNLFVSFKYAWAGITYAFQTQRNFRIHVAVCALAIGLSVFLRLETVKVSIVAVTSGLVLTLELVNTAIESIVDLTVKQSYHELAKVAKDCAAGAVLVSALVALLVASTLILPPLATLILSTF; from the coding sequence ATGTCCCCAAAAGTTTCGTCATCACCAACCAATAATAGCTTACCAACGCTTGTGTCCAAAGATAGGGAACTTTCCTGGCAAATTGCCTCTAATTTATTTGTTAGTTTTAAGTATGCTTGGGCTGGAATTACTTACGCTTTTCAGACTCAACGGAATTTTCGGATTCATGTAGCCGTCTGCGCTTTAGCGATTGGTTTAAGTGTATTTTTACGGTTAGAGACAGTGAAAGTATCCATAGTTGCTGTTACCAGCGGTTTAGTTTTAACCTTAGAGTTAGTCAATACTGCTATTGAGTCAATTGTAGATTTAACGGTAAAACAGTCTTATCATGAGTTGGCAAAAGTTGCTAAAGACTGCGCTGCTGGTGCTGTACTTGTCTCAGCTTTAGTCGCATTATTGGTTGCCTCTACACTAATATTGCCTCCTTTAGCAACATTAATTCTGTCTACTTTCTAA
- a CDS encoding four helix bundle protein: MIGNLDESNSISMVKFHRDLGIYQIAFEAAMKIFELSKKFPVEERYSLTDQIRRSSRSVCANMAEAWRKRHYEAAFVAKLNDCEAESAETQTWIEFTVKCNYLDIETGRKLYGNYNQVLSGLVTMINNPSRWLMNHKNHK; encoded by the coding sequence ATGATTGGTAACTTAGACGAATCAAACTCAATATCAATGGTTAAATTTCATAGAGATTTGGGAATTTATCAAATTGCTTTTGAAGCAGCAATGAAAATTTTTGAGTTATCAAAAAAATTTCCTGTTGAAGAAAGATATTCTCTAACAGATCAAATTCGTCGTTCTTCTCGTTCTGTTTGTGCGAATATGGCAGAAGCTTGGCGGAAACGTCATTATGAGGCTGCTTTTGTTGCTAAATTAAATGATTGTGAGGCTGAATCTGCTGAAACTCAAACATGGATAGAATTTACAGTTAAGTGTAATTATTTAGATATTGAAACAGGACGTAAACTTTATGGTAATTATAATCAAGTCTTATCTGGTTTAGTGACTATGATCAATAACCCATCACGCTGGTTAATGAATCATAAAAACCATAAATAA